Proteins found in one Bacilli bacterium PM5-9 genomic segment:
- a CDS encoding putative ABC transport system permease protein (product_source=KO:K02004; cath_funfam=1.10.10.10; cog=COG0577; ko=KO:K02004; pfam=PF02687; superfamily=55347; transmembrane_helix_parts=Inside_1_19,TMhelix_20_42,Outside_43_313,TMhelix_314_336,Inside_337_358,TMhelix_359_381,Outside_382_435,TMhelix_436_458,Inside_459_467) has protein sequence MKFYNRAISSIFRQKNKSLILLLVSFVLGSGIIISFLIKSAINESTDVMLSRSNSAVTLSLGSNISENQIKKIGKSTYVNHYDYNINSNVTSKQLQHYEGDVKKYLSKSEKIEDYFDTNFTLTGVNDEKILLIKQKQAKLIKGRVFNSSEINKSSNSIIISEEFAKKNQLDINSKIEVNAAIHENESSIKERTYQLNVVGIIKLEDKKIASLNSDKQTQLSSELARATYQNTLLVPNSITRQINKFLMDGNNGNNGSKLLNSAPVFIVKSPYVLQDFIEEEQQNLPEKSYFVSDYDNIQKSISSTMILNNIASVSFVTMSFLAVAILSLTVVLFLINRRQEFGIYKALGEKKYKTIGQVAIEMCLIGLIGFSLAISTSSFVAKNVSQTIMKNTQVETTSDNNVSASDIIPYLDDSVIDDNYIANNYHIRISIKNVVYVIGIGVITMLVSSVGPSIYILRLKPKNILM, from the coding sequence ATGAAATTTTATAATCGAGCAATCAGTAGTATTTTTAGACAAAAGAATAAATCATTGATTTTATTATTAGTTTCATTTGTTTTAGGAAGTGGAATTATTATCTCATTTTTAATAAAAAGTGCAATTAATGAATCAACTGATGTAATGTTATCGCGATCAAATTCTGCAGTTACATTATCATTAGGTTCAAATATAAGTGAAAATCAAATAAAAAAAATAGGGAAATCAACCTATGTTAATCATTATGATTATAATATAAATTCAAATGTTACTTCAAAACAACTTCAACATTATGAGGGAGATGTTAAAAAGTATCTTTCAAAATCAGAAAAAATTGAAGATTATTTTGACACTAATTTTACTTTAACTGGTGTTAATGATGAAAAAATATTATTGATTAAACAAAAACAGGCGAAGCTAATTAAAGGGCGTGTTTTTAATAGTAGTGAAATTAATAAAAGCAGTAATTCAATTATAATAAGTGAAGAATTTGCTAAAAAGAATCAACTAGATATTAATTCAAAAATAGAAGTTAATGCAGCAATTCATGAAAACGAATCATCAATAAAAGAAAGAACATATCAACTTAATGTAGTTGGAATAATTAAACTTGAAGATAAAAAAATAGCAAGCTTAAATAGTGATAAGCAGACTCAATTATCTAGTGAATTAGCAAGAGCTACCTATCAAAATACATTGTTAGTTCCAAATTCAATAACAAGACAAATTAATAAGTTTTTAATGGATGGTAACAATGGTAATAATGGCTCTAAATTATTGAATAGTGCTCCAGTATTTATTGTTAAATCACCTTATGTTCTTCAAGATTTTATTGAAGAAGAACAACAAAATCTACCAGAAAAATCATACTTTGTTTCAGATTACGATAATATTCAAAAATCAATTTCAAGTACAATGATTTTAAATAATATTGCCTCTGTTTCATTTGTAACAATGTCATTTTTAGCAGTTGCGATATTAAGTTTAACAGTAGTTTTATTTTTAATAAATAGAAGACAAGAGTTTGGAATATATAAAGCACTTGGTGAAAAGAAGTATAAGACCATAGGACAAGTTGCTATTGAAATGTGTCTAATTGGTTTAATAGGTTTTTCATTAGCTATTTCAACAAGTAGTTTCGTTGCTAAAAATGTTTCGCAAACAATAATGAAAAATACGCAAGTTGAAACAACAAGTGATAATAATGTTAGTGCAAGCGATATAATACCATATCTTGATGATTCAGTAATTGATGATAATTATATCGCAAATAACTATCATATTAGAATTAGTATTAAAAATGTTGTATATGTTATTGGAATTGGTGTTATTACAATGCTTGTTTCAAGTGTTGGGCCATCAATCTATATCTTACGATTAAAGCCAAAAAACATCTTAATGTGA
- a CDS encoding putative ABC transport system ATP-binding protein (product_source=KO:K02003; cath_funfam=3.40.50.300; cog=COG1136; ko=KO:K02003; pfam=PF00005; smart=SM00382; superfamily=52540) — protein MSSIRVDNLSFFYQDGENKRYILDDISCEFNKGCFYTIVGHSGSGKTTFLSLLAGLDTIQQGDIFIDNVNYKLISDEYYRSSKVGIVFQSYNLIKYLSAIENVLVAMEISQNKIPKNKERVAYNLLSYLGLNKSKSDRIVSQLSGGEQQRVAIARALSMDVDYILADEPTGNLDENAEIELVKVFQKLAHEHNKCVIVVTHSLEVAKMSDVCLRLKKGRLSYE, from the coding sequence ATGAGTTCAATTAGAGTTGATAATTTAAGTTTTTTCTATCAAGATGGAGAAAATAAAAGATATATATTAGATGATATTTCATGTGAGTTTAATAAAGGGTGCTTTTATACGATCGTAGGACATTCTGGATCAGGTAAAACAACTTTTCTCTCACTTTTAGCAGGATTAGATACAATTCAACAAGGAGATATTTTTATTGATAATGTTAATTATAAATTAATTTCAGATGAATATTATCGTAGTTCTAAAGTTGGAATTGTTTTTCAATCATATAATTTAATTAAATATTTAAGTGCTATTGAAAATGTTTTGGTAGCAATGGAAATATCTCAAAATAAAATTCCAAAAAATAAAGAGCGAGTAGCTTATAATTTACTTTCATATTTAGGGTTAAACAAAAGTAAATCAGATCGTATTGTAAGTCAATTATCAGGTGGAGAACAACAAAGAGTAGCAATCGCTAGAGCACTTTCAATGGATGTTGACTATATCTTAGCTGATGAGCCCACAGGTAATTTAGATGAAAATGCTGAAATAGAATTAGTTAAAGTTTTTCAAAAGCTAGCACATGAGCATAACAAATGTGTTATTGTAGTTACACATTCATTAGAAGTCGCTAAAATGTCGGATGTATGTTTAAGATTAAAGAAAGGTAGGTTATCATATGAGTGA
- a CDS encoding beta-lactam-binding protein with PASTA domain (product_source=COG2815; cog=COG2815; ko=KO:K12132; pfam=PF03793; smart=SM00740; superfamily=54184; transmembrane_helix_parts=Inside_1_88,TMhelix_89_111,Outside_112_455), whose product MSDFLNKFEDENYDGKSIISNDFSSEKINDKPLFNSDETYQNKTVNNSVINEQVTSVKKDAIMQNNDVNNDEIIVKDVNYSKNQRKRKILLIIGGIASLILIALIVLMINIVKVPNLVDKDLSQVKSWAKEANVNLIVEKKYSNKYDENIVLKQEKKKGSHILKKSNFEIVVSKGADPEEKIEVPNLMYMDISEINEWISDNKLDNVELKAVYSKTYPKDKVMSISYEGDFVSASNYHRQDAMIIKVSKGKASLTKNIVVPDFKTTDKYEVQDWAQEYGITVNYYYSTHPKKVKNAIIKQSIKKGEKMSQSQSLSVTVSLGKSVKVPDFSKMTKASASSYSSIKVSVKSKYDSKVKYGKLISQSIQAGTYVTSSQKINVTYSEGKPFIDDITGYTQKDVEKYFYNLNLKGAKLKYKIIKETSNNKELLKNSVLRTSIQNDYAKIGATIKVYIKKN is encoded by the coding sequence ATGAGTGATTTTTTAAATAAGTTTGAAGATGAAAATTATGATGGTAAAAGTATTATTAGCAATGATTTTTCAAGTGAGAAAATAAATGATAAACCTTTGTTTAATAGTGATGAAACATATCAAAATAAAACAGTTAATAATAGTGTAATTAATGAACAAGTAACAAGTGTAAAAAAAGATGCTATAATGCAAAATAATGATGTGAATAATGATGAAATAATTGTTAAAGATGTTAATTATTCAAAAAATCAAAGAAAAAGAAAAATTTTATTAATTATTGGTGGTATAGCTAGTTTAATTTTAATAGCATTAATAGTTTTAATGATTAATATTGTCAAAGTCCCAAATTTAGTTGATAAAGATTTATCACAAGTTAAATCATGGGCTAAAGAAGCAAACGTTAATTTAATTGTTGAGAAAAAATATTCAAATAAATATGATGAAAATATTGTATTAAAACAAGAGAAGAAAAAAGGTAGTCATATTTTAAAGAAAAGTAATTTTGAAATAGTAGTTTCTAAAGGAGCTGATCCTGAAGAAAAAATTGAAGTTCCTAATTTAATGTATATGGATATTTCAGAAATAAATGAATGGATTTCAGATAATAAATTAGATAATGTTGAATTAAAAGCAGTTTATAGTAAAACATATCCAAAAGACAAAGTAATGTCGATTTCGTATGAAGGGGATTTTGTTAGTGCAAGTAATTATCATCGCCAAGATGCAATGATTATTAAAGTATCTAAAGGAAAAGCAAGTTTAACAAAAAATATTGTTGTTCCTGATTTTAAAACGACAGATAAATATGAAGTGCAAGATTGGGCACAAGAATATGGAATAACAGTTAATTACTATTATTCAACCCATCCTAAAAAAGTAAAGAATGCTATTATAAAACAAAGCATTAAAAAAGGTGAAAAAATGTCGCAATCACAATCATTAAGTGTTACGGTATCATTAGGAAAGAGTGTTAAAGTCCCTGATTTTAGTAAAATGACTAAAGCATCGGCTAGTTCCTACTCTTCAATTAAAGTAAGTGTGAAATCAAAATATGATTCTAAGGTAAAATATGGTAAATTAATTTCACAATCTATTCAAGCTGGAACATATGTAACATCAAGTCAAAAAATAAATGTTACTTATTCTGAGGGTAAACCATTTATTGATGATATAACAGGATATACGCAAAAAGATGTTGAGAAGTATTTTTATAATTTGAATTTAAAGGGTGCTAAATTAAAATATAAAATTATTAAAGAAACTTCAAATAATAAAGAGCTTTTAAAAAACTCAGTTCTTAGAACATCAATACAAAATGATTATGCAAAAATAGGTGCAACAATTAAAGTATATATTAAGAAAAATTAG
- a CDS encoding hypothetical protein (product_source=Hypo-rule applied; pfam=PF14478; superfamily=49503; transmembrane_helix_parts=Inside_1_6,TMhelix_7_24,Outside_25_240) has product MKKNKNIIIAVLVVALIAFGISRIDFKSTDEYYTQDNEQQQLTSDDTTTNQTSLNGSLQNQDESVNNSNNSDEESNTKSNKNVNKNNSSSSSNDKNSSSNIKVTVYIDVRNLNKSSNYNKLKPELRKYVPANGYVLSKTTIEVPSGSTAFSVLQKATRLNRIQMEYQGTNENIYNSVYIQGINHLYEFSAGQESGWMYSINGTFPNYGMSSITVKNKDILRMVYTCDLGCDVGHSMKSCN; this is encoded by the coding sequence ATGAAAAAAAATAAAAATATAATAATTGCAGTTTTAGTAGTAGCATTAATTGCTTTTGGTATATCTCGAATTGATTTTAAATCAACAGATGAGTATTATACTCAAGATAATGAGCAACAACAACTAACAAGTGATGATACTACAACAAATCAAACTTCATTGAATGGTTCATTGCAAAATCAAGATGAAAGTGTAAATAATTCAAACAATTCTGATGAAGAGTCAAATACTAAATCTAATAAAAATGTTAATAAAAATAATAGTAGTTCTAGTTCAAATGATAAAAACTCATCATCAAATATTAAAGTAACTGTTTATATTGATGTAAGAAACTTAAATAAATCAAGTAATTATAATAAATTAAAACCAGAGTTAAGAAAGTATGTACCTGCAAATGGTTATGTCTTATCAAAAACAACAATTGAAGTTCCAAGTGGTTCAACAGCTTTTTCAGTATTACAAAAAGCAACTAGACTTAATCGAATTCAAATGGAATATCAAGGAACAAATGAAAATATTTATAATAGTGTTTATATTCAAGGTATTAATCACCTATATGAGTTTAGTGCAGGTCAAGAGAGTGGATGGATGTATAGTATTAATGGAACTTTTCCAAATTATGGTATGAGTTCTATTACAGTAAAAAATAAAGACATTTTAAGAATGGTATATACATGTGATTTAGGTTGCGATGTAGGTCATTCAATGAAAAGTTGTAATTAG
- a CDS encoding energy-coupling factor transport system permease protein (product_source=KO:K16785; cog=COG0619; ko=KO:K16785; pfam=PF02361; transmembrane_helix_parts=Outside_1_9,TMhelix_10_44,Inside_45_55,TMhelix_56_74,Outside_75_88,TMhelix_89_111,Inside_112_122,TMhelix_123_145,Outside_146_222,TMhelix_223_245,Inside_246_257,TMhelix_258_280,Outside_281_294), translating to MREFQSFHPIVNLLYFATVIFFTMFFLHPIFLAISFIVSIIFLIKTEGFAEFKNRLLFISIFFILLAIANPIFVHKGATPLFYANSNAITLESCVYGVVFALMLVSVIFWFFSFNKIMNSDKIIYIFSSVMPTIGLMISMILRFIPRFQLQLKKIINMNKIGGNPYKSNSIKSRLKAIFRTFSILVTWAFENSIDTANTMKARGYGLKNRTTFHLYKLEARDIVFIIFIVLSLLLNLALYNFLDLRFYYYPEIAPLKLSVGSILAYGSYLLLLLMPIIIEIKEELRWKLLISKI from the coding sequence ATGAGAGAGTTTCAATCGTTTCATCCAATCGTTAATTTATTATATTTTGCTACTGTAATTTTTTTCACAATGTTTTTTCTACATCCAATTTTTTTAGCAATTTCTTTTATTGTTTCAATAATATTTCTAATAAAAACTGAAGGATTTGCTGAGTTTAAAAATAGATTATTGTTTATTAGTATCTTTTTTATTCTTTTAGCAATCGCTAACCCTATTTTTGTTCATAAAGGTGCAACACCACTTTTTTATGCAAATAGTAATGCTATAACATTAGAATCTTGTGTCTATGGTGTTGTCTTTGCCTTAATGCTAGTTAGCGTAATTTTTTGGTTTTTTAGCTTTAATAAAATAATGAACTCTGATAAGATAATTTATATTTTTTCATCAGTTATGCCAACTATAGGATTAATGATATCGATGATTTTAAGATTTATTCCTCGTTTTCAACTTCAATTAAAAAAAATAATTAATATGAATAAAATTGGAGGCAATCCATATAAGTCCAATAGTATTAAGAGTAGATTAAAAGCTATTTTTAGAACATTTTCAATTTTAGTTACATGGGCATTTGAAAATTCAATTGATACAGCAAACACAATGAAAGCACGTGGTTATGGTTTAAAAAATAGAACTACTTTTCATTTATACAAATTAGAAGCAAGAGATATAGTTTTCATTATCTTTATAGTTCTATCATTACTTTTAAATCTTGCTTTATATAATTTTTTAGATTTACGTTTTTATTACTACCCTGAAATTGCACCACTTAAATTAAGTGTTGGTAGTATACTTGCTTATGGCTCATACTTATTATTATTATTAATGCCAATTATTATTGAAATTAAGGAGGAATTAAGATGGAAATTATTAATATCAAAGATTTAA
- a CDS encoding energy-coupling factor transporter ATP-binding protein EcfA2 (product_source=COG1122; cath_funfam=3.40.50.300; cog=COG1122; ko=KO:K01552; pfam=PF00005; smart=SM00382; superfamily=52540), which yields MEIINIKDLKFKYILNNENTLNGVNLKINEGDFVVICGDSGCGKSTLIKHLKKELTPYGTKEGSIFYQGKLIEEMDLRSSATNIGYVMQNPDNQIVTDKVWHELAFGLENIGEDRQIIRRRVAEMANFFGIHNLFREESDKLSGGQKQILNLASTMLLQPNVLILDEPTSQLDPIAAVEFIDILKKINDEFATTIILVEHRLEDVFKVANRIVVMDQGKIMAEGNQYEIAQKVNEIDSNSNFFQALPTPARVALALDLTEKMPLTIKEGRKFLNYYFPNPKIKSFESNDIEISNEKIVELKNVYFRYTKDQDDILRGVNLTVYKNEIYCLLGGNGAGKTTTINNIAGLATPYRGKILIDGIDVSKNKNHLDNNYLAYLPQNPTLLFSRDTVNEELKDGLKAEQYNYLDELVAEFKINHLLEQHPYDLSGGEQQKVAIIKILLKKPHIILLDEPTKGLDATAKLHLANILKELVNKNYTIIIVSHDIEFCAQHSTRCAMFFDGEVVSEDKPRIFFKDNNFYTTAAAKMSRSIFNDVVLCEDVIELCKQNQH from the coding sequence ATGGAAATTATTAATATCAAAGATTTAAAATTTAAATATATTCTTAATAATGAAAATACCTTAAATGGCGTTAATTTAAAAATTAATGAGGGAGATTTTGTTGTTATATGTGGTGATAGTGGTTGTGGAAAATCAACTTTAATTAAACACTTAAAAAAGGAATTAACTCCTTATGGAACAAAAGAAGGTTCAATTTTTTATCAAGGAAAATTAATTGAAGAAATGGATTTAAGATCAAGTGCAACTAATATTGGTTATGTTATGCAAAATCCAGATAATCAAATAGTTACTGATAAAGTATGGCATGAATTAGCCTTTGGTTTAGAAAATATTGGAGAAGATCGCCAAATTATTAGAAGAAGAGTTGCTGAAATGGCAAATTTCTTTGGAATTCATAATTTATTCAGAGAAGAAAGTGATAAACTATCTGGAGGACAAAAACAAATTTTAAATTTAGCTTCAACAATGTTATTACAACCAAATGTTTTGATTTTAGATGAACCAACATCACAATTAGACCCAATAGCTGCAGTTGAGTTTATTGATATTTTAAAGAAAATAAATGATGAGTTTGCAACAACAATTATCTTAGTTGAACATAGATTAGAAGATGTTTTTAAAGTTGCTAATCGCATTGTTGTTATGGATCAAGGTAAGATAATGGCTGAAGGTAATCAATATGAAATAGCTCAAAAAGTAAATGAAATTGATAGTAATAGTAATTTCTTTCAAGCATTACCTACTCCAGCTAGAGTTGCTTTGGCTTTAGATTTAACAGAAAAAATGCCATTAACTATCAAGGAAGGTCGTAAATTTTTAAATTATTATTTTCCAAATCCAAAAATAAAATCATTTGAAAGTAACGATATTGAAATTTCAAATGAAAAGATAGTTGAATTAAAAAATGTTTATTTTAGATATACTAAAGATCAAGATGATATTTTAAGAGGTGTAAATTTAACTGTTTATAAAAATGAGATTTATTGTTTGTTGGGTGGAAATGGTGCAGGTAAAACAACTACCATTAATAATATTGCTGGATTGGCTACGCCATATCGTGGTAAAATTTTAATAGATGGTATTGATGTTAGTAAAAATAAAAATCATTTAGATAATAATTATTTAGCATATTTACCACAAAATCCAACTTTATTATTTTCAAGAGATACAGTTAATGAAGAATTGAAAGATGGTTTAAAAGCTGAACAATATAATTATCTTGATGAATTAGTTGCAGAGTTTAAAATTAACCATTTATTAGAACAGCATCCTTATGATTTATCTGGTGGGGAACAACAAAAGGTTGCAATAATCAAAATATTATTAAAGAAACCACATATTATATTACTAGATGAACCAACAAAAGGATTAGATGCAACTGCAAAATTGCATCTTGCTAATATCTTAAAAGAACTTGTAAATAAGAATTATACTATAATAATAGTTTCACATGATATTGAGTTTTGTGCTCAACACTCAACAAGATGTGCGATGTTTTTTGATGGTGAAGTAGTATCTGAGGATAAGCCAAGAATTTTCTTTAAAGATAATAATTTTTATACGACTGCTGCTGCAAAAATGAGCCGTTCAATATTTAATGATGTTGTATTATGCGAGGATGTGATTGAATTATGCAAACAAAATCAACACTAA
- a CDS encoding energy-coupling factor transport system substrate-specific component (product_source=KO:K16927; cog=COG4720; ko=KO:K16927; pfam=PF07155; superfamily=55277,81648; transmembrane_helix_parts=Inside_1_10,TMhelix_11_28,Outside_29_32,TMhelix_33_50,Inside_51_77,TMhelix_78_100,Outside_101_119,TMhelix_120_142,Inside_143_154,TMhelix_155_177,Outside_178_186,TMhelix_187_209,Inside_210_233), whose product MQTKSTLKSKIIIGIVILLVALNFIFFFKGNNYLITSMVIAVLSCIPFYYKYEKRKPEAREVIVVAVICAIAIVSRIVFGFLPGFKPIIAIIIIAGAALGKESGFMCGSLSALISNMFFGQGPWSVYQMLIWGLIGYLAGVLNKRNLMDNPFIRYTYAIICGVMFSVLIDFLTVLGSGFTIEKYIAMLIPAIPFMFYYAISNVVFLFFLYNPFMKKLNRVKLKYGLVDEKYRI is encoded by the coding sequence ATGCAAACAAAATCAACACTAAAAAGCAAAATAATCATTGGAATAGTAATTTTACTGGTTGCTTTAAATTTTATTTTCTTTTTTAAAGGAAATAATTATTTAATTACATCAATGGTAATTGCTGTTTTATCTTGTATACCTTTCTATTATAAATATGAAAAAAGAAAACCAGAAGCAAGAGAGGTAATTGTTGTGGCAGTTATTTGTGCAATTGCAATCGTATCAAGAATAGTTTTTGGATTTTTACCAGGATTTAAACCAATAATTGCGATTATAATTATTGCTGGTGCTGCACTAGGAAAAGAATCTGGATTTATGTGTGGTTCTTTAAGTGCCCTGATTTCAAATATGTTTTTTGGTCAAGGTCCATGGTCGGTATATCAAATGCTTATTTGGGGATTAATTGGTTATTTAGCAGGTGTTTTAAATAAAAGAAATTTAATGGATAATCCTTTTATTAGATATACATATGCTATTATTTGTGGAGTTATGTTCTCTGTATTAATTGATTTTTTAACTGTGCTAGGCTCAGGTTTTACGATTGAAAAATATATTGCAATGTTAATTCCAGCTATTCCCTTTATGTTTTATTATGCAATTAGTAATGTAGTCTTTTTATTCTTTTTATATAATCCATTTATGAAAAAATTAAATAGAGTTAAATTAAAGTATGGATTAGTTGATGAAAAATATCGAATTTAA